A window of Synechococcus sp. MEDNS5 contains these coding sequences:
- a CDS encoding DUF2811 domain-containing protein has product MPVHVSVENQMPEDLHRAMGVFIEEHPQWDQYRLVQSAIAGFLFQQGCKDRAVVQHYLSGLFQRDAGSHQIESSC; this is encoded by the coding sequence ATGCCAGTCCACGTGAGTGTGGAAAACCAGATGCCTGAGGATTTGCATCGCGCCATGGGGGTGTTCATCGAGGAGCACCCCCAATGGGATCAGTACCGGCTGGTGCAGTCCGCCATTGCCGGCTTCCTGTTTCAGCAGGGTTGCAAGGATCGTGCAGTGGTTCAGCATTATCTGAGCGGCTTGTTCCAACGGGACGCCGGTTCCCATCAGATTGAGTCGTCCTGCTGA